From one Thamnophis elegans isolate rThaEle1 chromosome 7, rThaEle1.pri, whole genome shotgun sequence genomic stretch:
- the LOC116511780 gene encoding parathyroid hormone-related protein-like → MFPRHFQQWSFVVFLLSYCLPSSGRSLEGHANGRRFKRTVAEYQLLHDKGKSMQDTRRRNFLQNLIDGVNTAEIRGVAEMSSNPKPGVGLGKICTVSVGIDDEGKNLTQETHKEPYKEQPLKTPGKKKKGKSGKRKDQEKKKRRIRSAWLSLKGSGSGMDILRVAPIKTR, encoded by the exons ATGTTCCCCAGGCACTTCCAACAGTGGAGTTTCGTGGTCTTCTTGCTGAGTTACTGCCTGCCGTCCTCCGGCCGATCCCTGGAAGGCCACGCGAACGGACGCCGATT CAAAAGGACCGTCGCTGAATACCAACTCCTTCACGACAAAGGGAAGTCCATGCAAGACACCCGAAGGCGTAACTTCCTGCAAAATCTCATCGATGGGGTGAACACGGCTGAGATACGAGGTGTAGCAGAGATGTCATCCAACCCGAAACCCGGCGTGGGTCTGGGCAAAATCTGCACTGTCAGCGTTGGCATCGATGATGAAGGCAAAAACCTGACCCAGGAGACCCACAAGGAACCTTACAAGGAGCAGCCTCTAAAGACCCccggaaagaagaaaaaaggaaagtccGGGAAACGTAAAGatcaagagaagaagaagaggcgaATTCGTTCGGCCTGGCTCAGCTTAAAAGGGTCCGGCAGTGGGATGGACATCTTGCGTGTTGCACCTATTAAGACAAGGTAA